Proteins from a single region of Corynebacterium efficiens YS-314:
- the mobF gene encoding MobF family relaxase, which yields MRGKKKKTTWDICTIVLLPVRARGFGWIWEVDVVLTIAKLGAHSVSYYDSTVAEGIGPDNYYSEAGSAPAQVWSRSDRVAECAAFLGVEQGQSLDGDQVKKWFNHTTAPSGNRLGQVMREDGVRGYDLTFSAPKSVSVLWGLSGRDEVRQVVDEAHAMAVARALDYLETHASYTRRRDENKTLIVDKTVGLSGVKYEHRTSRAGDPHVHSHVLLANRQLCPDGQVRSVDGKSLYHEARAAGMLYQAVLREELTRQLGVEWGEVTKGQADIKGLNDPAVLTAFSTRTTEIGQWEAENALTTNYQLQRVAQKKTRQTKNVDAVLSDLETQWAQQRAAQQVAQFAAGLGAGATEEKKNLPTPEAVLTEVIAERSTFTRADVVEKCAEMIPVGTLSPDEILGFVEATATHALESVALSVTPDRAREVDNTQREGSQRFTTDAVIQEVNKGIDLATTKTHNAVSADSIVPVEGTLSPAQAEAMAAVVSSDFLASVVVAPAGAGKTSSLKAARQAWEHAGKTVIGLAPTGKAADVMVGEHVAHESSTIARALYGTEDLAPAQVAARLGWNRDTVVVVDEAGMVATPDVVRLLEITRAAQAKIVLVGDPHQYAAVKARSGMLATLAYELPDAVELTEVFRQRDVAEREASIQLRSGDKDSIKRAAHWYMLQGRLEAGSTTAMLDDALAGWTSDTAAGKDSLLVAATGEQVQALNAGAQKIRADRGELYLSEARELSTGQWLHAGDVLLTRKNDYDLLTSAGDVVRNGQRWRVDQLHGDGSISATRLDDTQATATIPASYLKESGQLGYASTGHSAQGATVDVARVVAGAGQVDRASVYVPLTRGREGNYLYLTESMPGDTDTGHGGVTPTKRREGAEYARDLLIAAAARDGADQTPHQVWGTARADWALTRLAASGEFINYSPFTGTRMGEVMAEREAQRAERFSEFFTLTQIPPKQKSALPSEPDVSEKCATEVNASPQDEVKRYQHRAGEYAAALEQVRAQQAQAQAQLDAMAGEKTQLESALRELEQKKRQVTAESQGRGFFAKMIKRSEDERRLDQLEAALVAGRGEVEKFMPGYRQVEAVVSDLGVQAHKLAVQEKQARDQARYYLGLAAMEDPVSSVGLSEALNKPSQKRFRSHPPQSQSQALQYHRDQDQGLGR from the coding sequence GTGAGAGGAAAGAAAAAGAAAACCACATGGGACATTTGCACGATTGTGCTTTTGCCGGTGCGGGCGCGTGGTTTCGGATGGATCTGGGAGGTGGATGTTGTGCTGACGATTGCGAAGCTGGGGGCGCATTCGGTGAGCTATTATGACTCCACTGTGGCCGAGGGAATTGGCCCAGATAACTATTATTCCGAGGCCGGGAGTGCGCCGGCCCAGGTGTGGAGCAGAAGTGACCGCGTGGCAGAATGTGCGGCGTTTTTAGGTGTGGAGCAGGGGCAGTCACTTGATGGGGATCAGGTGAAGAAGTGGTTTAACCACACCACTGCTCCCAGTGGGAACCGTCTTGGTCAGGTGATGCGTGAGGATGGGGTGCGTGGTTATGATCTGACGTTTTCTGCGCCGAAAAGTGTCTCCGTGTTGTGGGGGTTGTCGGGTCGTGATGAGGTGCGCCAGGTGGTGGATGAGGCTCATGCAATGGCGGTGGCCAGGGCGTTGGATTACTTAGAAACGCATGCTTCTTATACGCGGCGACGTGATGAGAATAAGACGCTGATTGTGGATAAGACGGTGGGGTTATCTGGTGTGAAATATGAGCACCGGACTTCTCGTGCGGGCGATCCTCATGTTCACTCACATGTTCTATTAGCGAATCGTCAACTGTGCCCCGATGGGCAAGTGCGCTCGGTGGATGGAAAAAGTTTGTATCACGAGGCCCGTGCAGCAGGGATGTTGTATCAGGCGGTGTTACGGGAAGAACTAACCCGCCAGCTGGGTGTGGAGTGGGGTGAGGTCACCAAGGGGCAGGCCGATATTAAGGGGTTGAATGATCCGGCTGTGTTAACGGCTTTTTCCACCCGCACTACGGAGATTGGTCAGTGGGAAGCGGAGAATGCGTTGACCACGAACTATCAGCTCCAGCGGGTGGCGCAGAAGAAAACACGGCAGACCAAAAACGTCGATGCGGTTCTTTCTGATCTGGAAACCCAGTGGGCACAGCAGCGAGCAGCGCAGCAGGTCGCACAGTTTGCCGCAGGCCTAGGGGCAGGGGCAACCGAGGAGAAGAAGAATCTCCCGACCCCGGAAGCAGTATTAACCGAGGTCATTGCGGAGCGCTCGACGTTTACTCGTGCGGATGTGGTGGAAAAATGCGCGGAGATGATCCCCGTGGGGACGTTATCTCCTGATGAGATCCTTGGCTTTGTCGAGGCCACCGCCACCCACGCCTTAGAGTCAGTGGCACTCAGTGTCACCCCGGATCGTGCCCGGGAAGTCGATAACACCCAGCGAGAAGGTTCCCAGCGGTTTACCACTGACGCGGTGATCCAGGAGGTCAATAAGGGCATTGACCTGGCCACCACGAAGACGCATAACGCGGTATCAGCTGACTCTATTGTCCCTGTAGAGGGCACATTGTCGCCTGCCCAGGCTGAGGCCATGGCGGCGGTGGTGAGCTCTGATTTCCTCGCTTCTGTCGTGGTGGCACCAGCAGGAGCGGGTAAAACCTCCTCGCTGAAAGCAGCACGTCAAGCATGGGAACACGCAGGTAAAACCGTCATCGGCCTAGCACCAACAGGTAAGGCTGCCGATGTCATGGTCGGTGAACACGTCGCCCACGAGTCCTCCACCATTGCTCGTGCACTGTATGGCACCGAGGATCTTGCCCCGGCCCAGGTCGCAGCGAGGTTGGGGTGGAACCGCGACACGGTGGTGGTCGTGGATGAAGCCGGGATGGTGGCCACCCCTGATGTGGTGCGCCTGTTGGAGATCACTCGTGCGGCCCAGGCCAAGATCGTGCTGGTCGGTGACCCACACCAGTATGCAGCCGTGAAAGCCAGGTCAGGGATGCTGGCCACCTTGGCGTATGAACTCCCTGATGCCGTGGAGTTGACGGAGGTTTTCCGTCAGCGTGACGTGGCCGAACGTGAGGCTTCTATCCAGTTGCGTAGTGGGGATAAGGATTCTATTAAGCGTGCGGCCCACTGGTACATGCTTCAAGGCCGGCTTGAGGCTGGTTCCACCACCGCGATGCTGGATGATGCACTGGCTGGGTGGACGTCAGACACCGCAGCCGGCAAAGACTCCTTGCTGGTGGCTGCCACTGGTGAGCAGGTCCAGGCGCTGAATGCTGGTGCGCAGAAGATCCGCGCTGATCGCGGTGAACTGTATCTGTCGGAGGCTCGTGAGCTATCGACGGGTCAGTGGTTGCATGCCGGGGATGTGTTGTTGACCCGGAAAAACGACTATGACCTGCTCACTAGTGCTGGTGATGTGGTGCGTAATGGCCAACGCTGGCGAGTCGATCAGCTGCATGGTGATGGTTCGATTAGTGCTACCCGTCTTGATGACACCCAGGCCACCGCCACCATCCCAGCGTCCTACCTGAAGGAGTCTGGTCAGCTGGGTTATGCCTCTACTGGGCATTCCGCCCAAGGTGCCACGGTGGACGTGGCTCGTGTGGTGGCGGGTGCTGGTCAGGTGGACCGGGCCAGTGTGTATGTGCCACTGACCCGGGGCCGGGAGGGCAACTACCTGTATCTCACGGAGTCGATGCCGGGTGATACTGATACCGGCCATGGTGGAGTCACACCGACGAAGCGTCGTGAGGGGGCGGAGTATGCCCGTGATCTGCTGATTGCGGCAGCTGCTCGTGATGGGGCTGATCAGACCCCGCATCAGGTGTGGGGTACAGCACGCGCTGATTGGGCGTTGACTCGTCTTGCCGCAAGTGGTGAGTTTATTAACTACTCGCCGTTTACCGGTACCCGTATGGGTGAGGTGATGGCTGAGCGGGAAGCCCAGCGAGCTGAGCGGTTTAGTGAGTTCTTTACCCTCACGCAGATCCCGCCGAAGCAGAAGAGTGCGCTGCCCTCAGAACCTGATGTCTCAGAAAAGTGTGCCACCGAGGTGAATGCCTCCCCACAGGATGAGGTGAAGCGCTATCAGCACCGGGCCGGTGAGTATGCGGCAGCGTTGGAGCAGGTGCGTGCTCAGCAGGCTCAGGCCCAAGCCCAGCTTGATGCCATGGCAGGAGAAAAGACCCAGTTGGAATCAGCTCTCAGGGAACTAGAGCAGAAAAAGCGTCAGGTCACTGCTGAAAGCCAGGGGCGTGGGTTCTTTGCCAAGATGATCAAACGTAGTGAGGATGAACGTCGTCTTGATCAGCTTGAGGCTGCCCTGGTGGCTGGTCGAGGTGAGGTGGAGAAGTTTATGCCTGGTTATCGTCAGGTAGAAGCTGTGGTCAGTGATCTTGGAGTACAAGCCCACAAACTGGCGGTTCAGGAAAAACAGGCTCGTGATCAGGCCCGGTACTACCTGGGATTAGCAGCGATGGAAGATCCAGTCTCGTCGGTGGGTTTATCGGAAGCGTTGAATAAACCGTCACAGAAGCGTTTTCGCTCTCACCCGCCGCAGTCGCAGTCGCAGGCACTGCAGTATCACCGCGACCAAGATCAAGGACTGGGGCGTTAG
- a CDS encoding ParA family protein — protein sequence MIISAVNAKGGVGKTTTTIFVATELARRGHQVRVIDLDRQGSALDWAERAEEHGDPLPFEVEVSIPRQLPRIAGRLTDGEIIVIDAPPGDETAIEAAIEVSDFVILPTRATAADLTRVWEIREALEDTPHAVLLTFVRRGTSAPEVTREILDAEKLPRFSTEIPLREDMHAAYGYTPIEMHGYDTVTTEMMEQMQ from the coding sequence ATGATTATTAGTGCCGTCAACGCCAAAGGTGGGGTGGGTAAAACCACCACCACGATCTTCGTGGCCACCGAGTTAGCACGCCGCGGACACCAGGTGCGCGTGATTGATCTTGACCGCCAGGGCAGCGCCCTGGACTGGGCAGAACGAGCAGAAGAACACGGCGACCCGTTGCCTTTTGAGGTCGAGGTGTCCATCCCCCGCCAATTGCCTAGGATCGCCGGCCGACTAACGGACGGGGAAATCATCGTCATTGATGCCCCACCCGGTGATGAAACAGCAATTGAAGCAGCCATTGAAGTCAGTGACTTCGTAATCCTGCCAACCCGGGCCACAGCTGCGGATCTCACCCGGGTGTGGGAAATCCGCGAGGCCCTCGAGGACACCCCACACGCTGTCTTATTAACCTTTGTTCGTCGTGGCACCAGCGCCCCGGAAGTCACTCGCGAGATCCTCGACGCCGAGAAGTTACCGCGTTTTTCTACTGAGATTCCTTTGCGTGAGGATATGCACGCCGCCTACGGCTACACCCCGATAGAGATGCACGGCTATGACACCGTGACCACTGAGATGATGGAGCAGATGCAATGA
- a CDS encoding plasmid partition protein ParG yields MTTRARVADQAGPRKKTTTPVTKAPAKKTTRKAAVKKAFQQPSTRDFVKKMTVEIDQDAHAELKMIAARDGVTIREIISDLIDGYVKKHR; encoded by the coding sequence ATGACCACCCGAGCACGTGTTGCCGACCAAGCCGGCCCCCGTAAAAAGACCACTACCCCGGTAACAAAGGCCCCGGCGAAGAAAACCACCCGGAAAGCTGCGGTGAAAAAAGCCTTCCAGCAACCCAGCACCCGTGACTTCGTGAAGAAAATGACCGTGGAAATCGACCAGGATGCCCACGCTGAATTGAAGATGATCGCGGCCAGGGATGGGGTCACCATCCGAGAAATCATCAGTGATCTCATTGACGGATACGTTAAAAAACACAGGTAG
- a CDS encoding replication initiation protein, which yields MSLVNSTTSGTTRHTQTTDLYGGLDDTPASGLDREALLAHLGRKVLHGSRGRDFASAYLTTKNGTRAPRMYRVDSKALGKCEYVQLTNKQYASVLVVDIDLPGDAGGHPINLPEQVKQKFSQLIAHYLGPAWVGINPVNGKCQAIWLIDPVYADASGQSRAMTLLAAATHDLGQWLGHDSHFSHRFSRSPFYTGDSPTAYRWYRQHHRVYRLGDLLAGVRAMTGQESYAKPRQQFSSGRELINAVKARREEAERFKALSKDVEAELAGQLDQYDPELIQGVRVLWIREGRAARDETAFRHALKTGHRLRQAGQRMTDAAIIDAYEHAYTVAQEVGADGRTPELPPMKDRQTMARRVRGYVTTSKGEAYGSSATGRATSAERKALATMGRRGGKKAAERWKDPNSDYATDLRTKLQGANERRAVTGRVTARQIANFFDDTFIQTGEYPSIPQAMNELGVSRPTVSRALKTAGIQLPRGRKKKQ from the coding sequence ATGAGTCTAGTCAATAGCACGACGTCTGGCACAACCAGACACACCCAGACCACCGATCTCTACGGCGGCCTGGACGATACCCCTGCCAGCGGCCTCGACCGCGAGGCCCTGCTTGCCCACCTGGGCCGCAAAGTCCTGCACGGCAGTAGGGGACGTGATTTCGCCAGCGCGTATCTGACCACCAAGAACGGCACCCGAGCACCCAGAATGTACCGGGTGGACTCTAAGGCTCTGGGTAAATGCGAGTACGTTCAACTGACCAACAAGCAGTATGCCTCTGTCCTGGTGGTTGATATTGACCTTCCCGGGGATGCCGGTGGGCATCCGATTAATCTTCCTGAGCAGGTCAAGCAGAAGTTCTCCCAGCTCATTGCCCATTACCTTGGGCCCGCGTGGGTGGGGATCAACCCTGTGAACGGGAAATGCCAGGCGATCTGGCTGATTGATCCAGTGTATGCCGATGCCAGTGGGCAGTCGCGGGCGATGACGCTACTGGCAGCAGCCACCCATGACCTGGGACAATGGTTAGGACATGACAGCCATTTTTCCCATCGTTTCAGCCGGTCACCGTTTTATACCGGCGATTCCCCAACCGCGTATCGGTGGTATCGCCAGCATCACCGTGTCTACCGGTTGGGAGATCTTCTTGCAGGGGTGCGTGCGATGACCGGTCAGGAGTCCTATGCCAAGCCTCGTCAGCAGTTTTCCAGCGGCCGTGAGCTCATCAACGCGGTCAAAGCCAGGCGGGAGGAAGCAGAACGCTTCAAAGCACTGTCGAAGGATGTGGAAGCAGAACTAGCCGGCCAACTGGATCAATACGACCCGGAGCTGATCCAGGGTGTGCGGGTGTTGTGGATCCGTGAAGGCCGGGCAGCGCGTGATGAAACCGCGTTTCGACATGCCTTAAAGACTGGTCACCGCCTTCGTCAGGCTGGTCAGCGAATGACCGATGCTGCAATCATCGATGCTTACGAGCACGCCTATACGGTGGCCCAGGAGGTCGGTGCTGATGGGCGCACACCTGAGTTGCCGCCGATGAAAGACCGCCAGACCATGGCCAGGCGAGTACGTGGCTATGTCACGACGTCTAAAGGCGAGGCGTATGGTAGTTCAGCCACGGGGCGTGCCACCAGTGCTGAGCGCAAAGCCTTGGCCACGATGGGGCGTCGAGGCGGGAAGAAAGCCGCAGAACGCTGGAAAGACCCAAACAGCGACTACGCCACTGATCTGCGGACGAAACTCCAGGGAGCGAATGAACGCCGAGCAGTGACAGGTCGAGTAACCGCCCGACAGATTGCAAACTTCTTTGATGACACATTCATTCAAACAGGAGAGTACCCAAGCATTCCACAAGCTATGAATGAATTAGGAGTGTCACGGCCAACTGTTAGTAGAGCGCTAAAAACTGCTGGGATTCAGCTTCCGCGTGGACGGAAGAAAAAGCAGTAA
- a CDS encoding IS256 family transposase — protein MAAGPYSIDPTTYLDELLAQASPDLMREMLQGFINQILSTQADQVCGADYATVSESRTNVRNGYRHRDFDTRVGTVDVAVPKLRTGSFFPDWLLERRTRAERALTTVIATCYLKGVSTRRMNDLVATLGINSLSKSQVSDMAKDLDVMVEEFRTRPLDTGPYLYVSCDALTMKVREGGRVVKTSVLLATGVNSEGYRELLGMQVATSESVASWTGFFRDLKARGLNEVYLVTSDAHLGIQHAIGEVLPNASWQRCRTHFSKNLYGMVSKTQWPTLSAMFHTIFQQPDAQSVWGQAREVVAFCEQKFPDVADYLEEALDELLAFTNAPKSVWTKVWSNNPTERLNREIRRRTDVVGIFPNRDAVVRLVGAVLAEQHDDWIQQKRYMSLTSLEQTRAMMTANIIDADDAAASEVMRREVA, from the coding sequence ATGGCCGCTGGCCCTTATTCTATCGACCCCACCACCTACCTTGACGAATTGCTCGCCCAGGCATCCCCCGATTTGATGCGAGAGATGCTCCAAGGTTTCATCAACCAGATCCTCTCCACCCAGGCTGACCAGGTGTGCGGCGCTGACTATGCGACTGTCAGTGAGTCCCGCACCAATGTCCGCAATGGGTACCGTCACAGGGATTTCGACACCCGGGTCGGCACCGTGGATGTCGCGGTCCCGAAACTACGCACCGGATCCTTCTTCCCCGACTGGCTGTTGGAACGTCGCACCCGGGCCGAACGGGCCCTGACCACTGTGATCGCCACCTGCTACCTCAAGGGTGTGTCCACCAGGAGGATGAACGACCTGGTGGCCACCTTAGGGATCAACAGTCTCTCGAAGTCCCAGGTGTCCGACATGGCGAAAGATCTCGATGTCATGGTCGAAGAGTTCCGCACCAGACCCCTTGATACCGGCCCCTACCTCTATGTTTCGTGTGACGCCCTGACGATGAAGGTGCGTGAAGGAGGACGGGTGGTGAAAACCTCCGTCCTACTGGCCACTGGAGTGAATTCGGAAGGATATCGGGAGTTGTTGGGCATGCAGGTCGCAACGAGTGAATCAGTGGCATCGTGGACCGGGTTCTTCCGGGACCTCAAAGCCCGCGGGCTCAACGAGGTCTATTTGGTGACCAGTGATGCCCACCTGGGAATTCAGCACGCCATCGGTGAGGTCCTGCCGAATGCCTCTTGGCAACGGTGTCGCACGCACTTTTCCAAGAACTTGTACGGGATGGTGTCGAAGACGCAATGGCCAACGTTATCGGCGATGTTCCACACCATCTTCCAGCAGCCGGATGCACAATCGGTGTGGGGTCAGGCCCGTGAGGTCGTGGCCTTTTGTGAGCAGAAGTTCCCGGATGTGGCCGATTACCTGGAGGAAGCTCTTGATGAGCTGCTGGCATTCACGAACGCGCCCAAGAGTGTGTGGACCAAGGTCTGGTCGAATAACCCCACCGAGAGGCTCAATCGCGAGATCCGCCGGCGCACCGATGTCGTCGGCATCTTCCCCAACCGTGATGCTGTCGTGCGCCTGGTCGGGGCGGTGCTGGCGGAACAGCATGATGATTGGATTCAGCAGAAGCGGTACATGTCGTTGACGAGCTTGGAGCAGACCAGGGCGATGATGACGGCGAACATCATCGATGCGGACGACGCTGCTGCGTCTGAGGTTATGCGGAGGGAAGTGGCATGA
- a CDS encoding type IIL restriction-modification enzyme MmeI: protein MTSTLPATIDRATVHRNLDEFKAFWLNRITDWRERGETATEKKYAQQFWSELFSCFGINASRMDLFEQDAHRSSTGGSGYIDLFWPGVVIGEAKSH, encoded by the coding sequence ATGACCTCCACCCTGCCTGCCACGATTGATCGGGCGACCGTTCACCGCAATCTCGATGAGTTCAAAGCCTTCTGGCTTAACCGCATCACTGACTGGCGGGAGCGCGGGGAAACAGCAACGGAGAAAAAATATGCCCAGCAGTTCTGGTCAGAACTGTTCTCCTGTTTCGGGATCAACGCCTCGCGCATGGATCTGTTTGAACAAGACGCACACCGCAGCTCCACCGGAGGAAGCGGTTATATCGACTTATTTTGGCCAGGTGTGGTCATCGGTGAAGCGAAATCCCACTGA